Proteins encoded together in one Oncorhynchus masou masou isolate Uvic2021 chromosome 3, UVic_Omas_1.1, whole genome shotgun sequence window:
- the LOC135506886 gene encoding SUN domain-containing ossification factor-like, with product MMKKRLWRVMSACLLVLLLCWHPTKYVSCTEQPPEAQTQSLKEDPGDRSHHKGVVQLEDGWGSQYVQHLSEEEVLPEGEEVETQQRGLAEEEGAGTPSTEVENKEHVQTLDLEDSEKEPETAEPEAEPETAEPEAEPETAEPEAEPETAEPEAEPETAEPEAEPETAEPETAEPEAEQPPPEPVVTQELQPTPTSDLFPLSSALNPVTEDPSMPHGSSSSVPEDTLSDVPVPEFSDTDLATDDCEAGETNPFDESWTCLSSGSNIQDQSPSLPVVLEKLNNAQGKGTKTDNTSHMLKERGLSSHIATEKDPNVATKDAEDIPTFDEWKKKIMEKENTLATHISTNGGSHAVKKVQKNFNNYASVECGAKILGSNPEAKSTSAILMESMDHYMLNPCSNKIWFIIELCDPIQVKQLDIANFELFSSTPKDFLVSISDRYPTNKWVKLGTFHAREERTVQSFPLDEHLYAKYVKMFTKYIKVELVSHHGSEHFCPLSLIRVFGTSMVEEYEEIADPLDRPDDQDDDLDYPPGYVPAEDKASNYLIGSAKDVILNMVNNIKVNVLGGGPGEGNFSGQTVNLTVVTSSDPDTTTTLSPVPDAVEVEQPEVLEDTDVTTTEEPKPEHVTEEKQVVSPVEEEEEVQSIVTMLEEDGREREEHRCPGHRQQESLDYCGPSSSSSCSCSASLQEYLVHQCSFQRNYTSQERKPEATPAPVTPTTPSQQLPISPTPTQTPQHSHTQGEQPQEREPSSAHGEREARPTDTPPHLPWVETEAVEEVEPSMELPHLEPSQTSTLPRPSSTDTSSSAARPTPAVAPPLHTLSKDLPGQKHPITGAEKSQEVQQGEIRQPPTVATSSSSGPVEQSWGTPVEERPCPEVQPVEQDNIPVIHQPHVADPLPPPLLITSTPTEQQQPLGSPLKPAGAGSGNTTPEEQNSVPIVVMTEPPSHGHGQAVATETKGKAELVEDIVFTPSPNGNGQQLPRPTSFQPPSPSPLDFYAELHNATEQGNGNPMHGSTSQKESVFMRLNNRIKALEMNMSLSGRYLEQLSQRYRRQMEEMQRAFNQTIIKLQNTSRKAEEQDQRQTESIHSLQGQLEDVTQLVLNLSARVSQLQSQVTDRQSYLLLCLVLCLILGLLLCFQHCRMAAMQPPSTDPPITYSYCSPERRFSEYEDMSLKRRASYPLLHSDSFQLPSTEGKFTHDDVCMCVWRSVYFLLIPHSKVCGSPFIDTIHLSGCLFMKIPSGWGSFVKSPGKRSLVLAGAESLQTVESINFPPANKKKRSKMKTVETLKSTAFCSPLLANRAPIYDGRGTIDPLPRTGHLRHPAFRDPPSEGSSEGSSQSDEPSFCGLAAATCTRLCDGLPLPRSRAENLSFKPGRVDLLQGPRRDRSEATPTILTLQDLIGGEKELAAGRLGVMAL from the exons GCACCCCACTAAATATGTTAGCTGCACAGAGCAACCCCCAGAGGCTCAGACCCAGAGTCTGAAGGAAGATCCTGGCGACAGGTCCCATCACAAG GGTGTTGTTCAGTTAGAGGATGGCTGGGGGTCACAGTATGTCCAGCACCTATCTGAAGAGGAGGTGCtgccagagggagaggaggtggagacacaGCAGCGAGGCCtagcagaggaggagggggcgggGACTCCAAGCACTGAGGTGGAGAACAAGGAGCATGTTCAG ACGTTGGACCTGGAGGATTCTGAgaaggagccagagacagcagaaCCAGAGGCCGAGCCAGAGACAGCAGAACCAGAGGCCGAGCCAGAGACAGCAGAACCAGAGGCCGAGCCAGAGACAGCAGAACCAGAGGCCGAGCCAGAGACAGCAGAACCAGAGGCCGAGCCAGAGacagcagaaccagagacagcaGAACCAGAGGCCGAGCAGCCACCTCCAGAGCCCGTTGTCACCCAAGAGCTGCAGCCAACACCCACCTCTGACCTATTCCCTCTATCCTCTGCCCTCAACCCCGTCACTGAAGACCCCTCCATGCCCCATGGCTCGTCCTCTAGTGTACCAGAGGATACTTTGTCTGATGTCCCTGTACCGGAATTCAGCGATACTGATCTTGCCACAGACGACTGTGAAGCTGGAGAAACCAACCCCTTTGATGAATCCTGGACCTGCCTGAGTAGCGGCTCCAACATCCAGGACCAGAGTCCCAG TCTTCCTGTTGTCCTGGAGAAACTTAACAACGCTCAAGGAAAAGGCACCAAGACCGACAACACCTCCCACATGCTGAAAGAACGG GGCTTGAGCTCACACATCGCCACGGAGAAGGATCCTAATGTGGCAACCAAGGATGCGGAGGACATCCCCACCTTTGACGAGTGGAAGAAGAAAATTATGGAGAAGGAGAACA CTCTGGCCACTCACATCTCCACCAACGGCGGCTCCCACGCTGTAAAGAAGGTGCAGAAGAACTTCAACAACTATGCCTCAGTGGAGTGTGGCGCCAAGATCCTGGGATCTAACCCAGAGGCTAAG AGTACTTCAGCCATATTAATGGAGAGCATGGATCATTACATGTTAAACCCCTGCAGCAACAAGATCtg gttcatCATCGAGCTGTGCGATCCCATCCAGGTGAAGCAGTTGGACATTGCTAACTTTGAGCTCTTCTCCTCCACACCCAAAGACTTTCTGGTCTCCATCAGTGACAG GTACCCGACCAACAAGTGGGTGAAGCTGGGCACTTTTCATGCTCGGGAGGAGCGCACTGTTCAGAGTTTCCCTCTGGACGAGCACCTGTACGCCAAATATGTCAAG ATGTTCACCAAGTACATAAAG GTGGAGCTGGTCTCTCACCATGGATCTGAACACTTCTGCCCCCTTAGTCTCATAAG GGTTTTTGGAACGAGCATGGTGGAGGAGTATGAGGAGATCGCTGACCCCCTGGACAGACCAGACGACCAGGATGACGACCTCG ATTATCCTCCTGGATACGTTCCTGCAGAGGACAAGGCTTCAAATTACCTCATAGGATCAGCCAAGG ACGTCATTCTGAACATGGTGAACAACATTAAAGTCAACGTGCTGGGGGGAGGACCAGGTGAAGGGAACTTCTCAGGCCAGACAGTGAACCTGACTGTCGTTACATCATCTGACcctgacaccaccaccaccctcagcCCAGT GCCTGACGCTGTAGAGGTGGAGCAGCCTGAAGTACTAGAGGACACTGATGTCACTACCACAGAGGAACCCAAACCAGAGCATGTAACTGAAGAGAAGCAGGTAGTCTCtcctgtagaggaggaggaggaggtccagtCTATAGTCACCATGCTggaagaggatgggagggagagagaggagcaccgTTGCCCTGGCCATCGACAGCAAGAAAGCCTTGACTACTGTGGcccatcttcctcttcttcttgctCCTGCTCAGCCTCCCTCCAGGAGTACCTCGTTCACCAGTGTTCCTTTCAGAGGAACTATACCAGCCAGGAGAGGAAACCAGAGGCTACTCCAGCTCCAGTCACCCCCACCACCCCGTCACAGCAGCTGCCCATCTCCCCCACGCCCACCCAGACACCCCAGCATTCACACACTCAGGGGGAACAACCCCAGGAGAGAGAGCCCAGCTCTGCCCATGGGGAGAGAGAAGCCAGGCCCACTGACACCCCACCACACCTTCCATGGGTTGAGACTGAGGCAGTGGAAGAGGTAGAGCCCAGTATGGAGCTGCCCCACCTAGAGCCCAGCCAGACCtccaccctgcccagacccagctccaccgACACCTCCAGCTCTGCCGCCAGGCCCACACCTGCCGTGGCGCCTCCACTCCACACCTTATCCAAAGACCTGCCTGGGCAGAAGCACCCTATCACTGGGGCAGAGAAAAGCCAAGAGGTGCAGCAGGGGGAGATCAGGCAGCCTCCCACTGTCGCCACCTCCAGCTCCAGTGGCCCAGTGGAGCAGAGTTGGGGAACCCCTGTAGAGGAGAGGCCCTGTCCTGAAGTCCAGCCTGTAGAACAAGACAACATCCCGGTCATCCACCAACCACATGTGGCTGATCcactccccccacccctcctcatTACCTCCACCCCCacagagcagcagcagcctcTGGGATCCCCACTTAAACCAGCGGGTGCCGGCAGCGGCAACACTACTCCTGAGGAGCAGAACTCTGTCCCCATCGTGGTCATGACGGAGCCCCCCTCACATGGCCATGGCCAGGCCGTGGCCACGGAAACCAAGGGGAAGGCGGAGCTTGTGGAGGACATTGTCTTCACCCCGTCGCCCAATGGCAACGGGCAGCAGCTGCCTCGCCCCACCTCCTTCcagcccccctctccttcccctttagACTTCTATGCAGAGCTCCACAACGCCACGGAGCAGGGGAACGGGAACCCAATGCACGGCTCCACCAGCCAGAAGGAGTCTGTGTTCATGAGGCTCAACAACCGCATCAAGGCCCTGGAGATGAACATGTCGCTGAGCGGACGCTACCTAGAGCAACTCAGCCAGAG GTACCGAAGGCAGATGGAAGAGATGCAGAGGGCTTTCAACCAAACCATCATCAAACTGCAGAACACATCCAGGAAGGCAGAGGAGCAG gaccagagacagacagagtccaTCCATTCGTTGCAGGGCCAACTGGAGGACGTCACACAGCTGGTGCTCAACCTGTCTGCGAGAGTCAGCCAGCTGCAGAGCCAG gtgacagacaggcagagttaCCTCCTGCTGTGCCTGGTGTTGTGTTTGATCCTGGGCCTGCTGCTGTGTTTCCAGCACTGTCGCATGGCtgccatgcagcctccctccacAGACCCTCCTATAACCTACAGCTACTGCTCCCCAGAGAG gcGGTTCTCTGAATATGAAGACATGAGCTTGAAGAGACGAGCCTCATATCCTCTCCTGCACTCTGATTCCTTTCAGTTACCTTCCACTGAAGGCAAGTTTACTCATGAcgatgtctgtatgtgtgtgtggaggagtgtGTACTTCCTTCTGATTCCTCATTCCAAGGTTTGTGGAAGCCCATTCATAGACACTATCCACCTTAGTGGCTGTCTATTCATGAAGATACCTTCTGGCTGggggagttttgttaagagcCCTGGCAAACGGTCT CTTGTGCTTGCAGGTGCAGAGTCACTGCAAACTGTTGAATCAATCAATTTTCCACCAGCTAATAAAAAG AAACGCAGTAAGATGAAGACCGTGGAGACCCTGAAGAGCACTGCTTTCTGTTCTCCTTTGCTTGCTAACCGAGCGCCTATATATGACGGCCGTGGCACCATAGACCCTCTACCCCGCACGGGGCATCTCCGCCACCCTGCCTTCAGGGACCCCCCCTCTGAGGGCAGCTCCGAGGGCTCCTCCCAGTCAGACGAGCCCTCCTTCTGCGGCCTCGCTGCTGCCACCTGCACGCGCCTCTGTGACGGCCTGCCCCTGCCCAGGAGCAGGGCAGAAAATCTGTCTTTCAAGCCTGGGCGCGTGGATCTCCTGCAGGGCCCGCGGAGAGACAGGAGTGAAGCTACACCCACCATCCTTACCCTGCAGGACCTCATCGGGGGGGAAAAAGAGCTAGCTGCAGGGAGGCTGGGAGTGATGGCGCTCTGA